A genomic segment from bacterium BMS3Abin02 encodes:
- the lexA gene encoding lexA repressor: protein MEDLTGRQREILDLIRTTVADRGYPPSVREIGDALGLRSPSTVHSHLSSLVRAGYLRRDPAKPRAIEVIDPAAPSLRRSTTRDVPLIGRIAAGAPILAEEQIEEVLTLPTEFTGQGPVFLLRVRGDSMLGAGILDGDYVVVRSQNVANNGEIVAALVDGEEATVKRFSRRDGQVVLIPENPAYQEMVFTEGIQILGKVVAVLRTIG from the coding sequence ATGGAGGACCTGACCGGTAGACAACGGGAGATTCTGGACCTCATCCGCACCACCGTCGCCGATCGCGGATACCCACCGTCCGTGCGCGAGATCGGCGATGCTCTCGGGCTCCGCTCCCCTTCGACGGTGCACAGCCATCTCTCATCGCTCGTGCGAGCCGGTTATCTGCGTCGTGACCCCGCAAAGCCGCGCGCCATCGAGGTCATCGATCCGGCTGCCCCGTCCCTACGCCGGTCGACCACGCGCGATGTCCCGCTCATCGGCAGAATCGCGGCAGGGGCGCCCATCCTGGCAGAGGAACAGATCGAAGAAGTCCTCACACTCCCCACCGAGTTCACCGGCCAGGGTCCCGTCTTCCTCCTCAGGGTTCGCGGCGATTCGATGCTCGGCGCCGGCATTCTCGATGGCGACTACGTCGTTGTCCGGAGTCAGAACGTGGCCAACAACGGAGAGATCGTCGCTGCACTCGTCGACGGAGAAGAAGCCACCGTCAAGCGGTTTTCCCGCCGTGACGGGCAAGTCGTACTCATTCCCGAGAACCCGGCCTATCAAGAGATGGTGTTCACCGAAGGTATCCAGATCCTCGGAAAGGTCGTCGCCGTACTGCGCACCATCGGCTGA
- the yneA gene encoding cell division suppressor protein YneA, which translates to MTIRTNTLSRAAVLLTAVVVFFLLLASAVGAQNKVIPTAQHRIVGGETLWSIAGEVTPQGGDVRVMVSEIRRLNQLRGAVIYPGDVLIVPAAG; encoded by the coding sequence ATGACGATACGTACCAACACCCTTTCGAGGGCTGCGGTTCTCCTCACAGCGGTCGTCGTCTTCTTCCTCCTTCTCGCTTCGGCCGTTGGCGCTCAGAACAAGGTGATCCCGACGGCGCAGCATCGGATCGTCGGCGGGGAGACGCTTTGGAGCATTGCCGGCGAGGTGACGCCCCAAGGCGGTGACGTTCGCGTGATGGTGTCCGAGATCCGGCGGCTGAACCAGCTGCGGGGAGCCGTGATCTATCCGGGCGACGTGTTGATCGTTCCTGCGGCCGGCTGA
- the nrdR gene encoding transcriptional repressor NrdR translates to MQCPFCASEDTRVIDSRPVEEGSAIRRRRECVSCGNRFTTYERADIPLIVRKRDGRLEPFEIDKVRAGLHSALADRPVEAKRLERMLVQIRDDARAQGRVVSSDDIGRAVLEHLAGIDHVAYLRFASVYKEFEGTVDFEREMAELQRREG, encoded by the coding sequence ATGCAGTGTCCGTTCTGCGCCTCTGAAGACACACGGGTGATCGACAGTCGACCCGTGGAGGAAGGCTCCGCCATCCGGCGGCGCAGGGAGTGCGTATCGTGTGGCAATCGCTTCACGACCTACGAGCGTGCGGATATCCCCCTGATCGTGCGCAAGCGCGACGGCAGGCTCGAGCCGTTTGAGATCGACAAGGTGCGCGCCGGTCTGCACAGTGCCCTTGCCGACCGGCCGGTGGAGGCCAAGCGTCTCGAGCGAATGCTCGTCCAGATTCGAGACGATGCGAGGGCGCAAGGGCGTGTCGTGTCGTCCGATGACATCGGACGGGCGGTCTTGGAGCATCTTGCAGGGATCGACCACGTGGCGTATCTGCGGTTCGCCAGCGTCTACAAGGAGTTCGAGGGAACGGTCGACTTCGAGCGCGAAATGGCGGAACTGCAGCGTCGCGAAGGCTGA
- the dut gene encoding deoxyuridine 5'-triphosphate nucleotidohydrolase, whose product MQVSFTRLDRELPAPRRAHPGDAGADLHARESLVLAPGERAVVPTGIAVAVPDGYAGLVVPRSGLAARHGIGVVNGPGLIDAGYRGEVKIIVINHGSEPLEIERGERIAQLVIVPVYIGEFVEVDELPGTKRGDGGFGSTGR is encoded by the coding sequence ATGCAGGTTAGCTTCACGAGACTGGATAGGGAACTACCCGCGCCGCGCCGCGCCCATCCGGGAGATGCGGGGGCCGATCTGCATGCACGCGAGAGTCTGGTGCTTGCACCGGGGGAGCGGGCGGTCGTCCCGACGGGGATCGCCGTCGCCGTGCCTGACGGCTACGCCGGCCTGGTCGTACCGCGGAGCGGGTTGGCGGCGCGCCACGGGATCGGCGTCGTGAACGGGCCTGGTCTGATCGATGCCGGCTACCGGGGTGAGGTGAAGATCATTGTGATCAACCACGGCTCGGAGCCGCTCGAGATCGAACGGGGAGAGCGGATCGCACAGCTCGTGATCGTGCCGGTCTACATCGGAGAATTCGTGGAGGTTGACGAGCTTCCCGGGACGAAACGAGGCGATGGAGGCTTTGGTTCGACAGGGCGGTGA
- the mshA_2 gene encoding D-inositol 3-phosphate glycosyltransferase — MFRGRTCNPRPERPFPQDSVLHHKIPREKRTPTASRTVRTVGSGSYPHLVMSSPSIASNQLRVAVLAPISWRVPPRRYGPWEQFVSLLTEGLVSRGVDVTLFATADSVTGARLVGTAPTGYSEDARLDPKVWESLHISAVFEQAEEFDLIHNSFDFLPLTYSGLVDTPVITTIHGFSSERILPVYEKYNDRGYYVAISDADRHEKLDYVATIYHGIDMQAFVVRPWSGDYLLFFGRIHPDKGTAVAIEVAERAGMPLTIAGIIQDDDYFDRFVRPRVDGKQVTYIGPVGPETRSDLLGGARALLHLIDFDEPFGFSVVEAMACGTPVIAYARGSMPELIRERESGFLVSSVDEAVAAVDASGRLDRMAVRASVEHRFDVNRMVDEYLAAYRLVVGNHCAGQTKGSNVR; from the coding sequence ATGTTCCGGGGCAGGACCTGTAATCCCCGGCCGGAAAGGCCTTTTCCACAGGATTCTGTTCTGCACCACAAGATTCCGCGCGAGAAGAGAACACCCACCGCTAGCCGGACTGTGCGAACGGTCGGGAGCGGGAGCTACCCTCACCTGGTGATGTCGTCTCCGTCCATCGCATCCAACCAGCTTCGGGTGGCAGTGCTCGCCCCGATCTCCTGGAGGGTGCCCCCGCGCCGCTACGGGCCATGGGAGCAGTTCGTTTCCCTTCTCACCGAGGGGCTTGTCAGCCGGGGAGTCGACGTTACCCTGTTTGCCACGGCCGATTCGGTGACCGGGGCGCGCTTGGTGGGTACAGCTCCGACCGGATACTCCGAAGATGCAAGGTTGGATCCCAAGGTATGGGAGAGCCTGCACATCTCGGCGGTTTTCGAGCAGGCTGAAGAGTTCGATCTGATCCACAACAGCTTCGATTTCTTGCCGCTCACCTACAGCGGTCTGGTTGATACACCGGTTATCACCACTATTCACGGGTTCTCCTCTGAGCGAATCTTGCCCGTCTACGAGAAGTACAACGATCGCGGCTACTACGTGGCCATCAGTGATGCGGACCGACATGAGAAACTCGACTACGTCGCAACGATCTACCATGGCATCGACATGCAGGCGTTTGTGGTGCGTCCGTGGTCGGGCGACTACTTGTTGTTCTTCGGGAGGATCCATCCCGACAAGGGAACCGCCGTGGCCATCGAGGTGGCCGAACGGGCCGGCATGCCACTGACTATCGCCGGGATCATCCAGGACGATGACTACTTCGATCGGTTCGTGCGACCCCGGGTGGATGGAAAGCAGGTCACGTACATCGGTCCGGTGGGTCCCGAAACGCGCAGCGACCTGCTGGGCGGTGCCCGGGCACTCCTGCACCTGATCGACTTCGACGAGCCATTCGGTTTCAGCGTCGTAGAGGCGATGGCCTGCGGGACACCAGTGATCGCCTACGCACGGGGATCGATGCCGGAGCTCATTCGTGAGCGTGAGAGCGGCTTCCTTGTGAGCTCCGTCGACGAGGCCGTCGCAGCCGTGGACGCCTCGGGTCGCCTGGACCGGATGGCGGTGCGCGCTTCGGTCGAGCATCGTTTCGACGTGAACCGGATGGTCGACGAGTACCTGGCGGCCTATCGGCTCGTCGTTGGGAACCACTGCGCGGGACAGACCAAAGGAAGCAATGTGCGCTGA
- a CDS encoding sugar-binding cellulase-like protein has protein sequence MCADHYRPDRTERFRLGVNYWPARTAMEWWTNFDVAEVGTDFARIAGAGFDSVRVFLTWEDFQPAVRKVDTRMLGRLITVMDLAGGEGLTVMPTLFTGHMSGVNWIPAWALGGSDVGNRFRVVSGGRLTRAGLRNWYTDSQVGEAQALLAGEAAAALAGHDAVLAWDLGNENSNCVIPSSRSSARDWLQRMTAAIRMADPAVLITIGLHMEDLEEDRRLGPGEAAEVCDFLTMHGYPVYARWAESPTDENVLPFLGHLTRWLGKGHDVLFSEFGLPTYRRADPDGERARRESACALVEEQEAAAYTKRALSALHEAGCIGAMLWCYSDYAPAIWAKPPLDVAVHERSFGLWRADGSPKPSVKVVEAFVDADKVVGPDDCEWIDIQPDEFYATPGVHLARLYRRYRTSGVTTSP, from the coding sequence ATGTGCGCTGACCACTACCGGCCTGATCGGACCGAACGGTTTCGACTGGGCGTCAACTACTGGCCTGCACGCACCGCGATGGAGTGGTGGACAAACTTCGACGTCGCGGAGGTCGGCACCGACTTCGCACGGATCGCCGGCGCCGGCTTCGACTCGGTACGGGTGTTCCTGACCTGGGAGGATTTCCAGCCGGCCGTGAGGAAGGTGGACACACGGATGCTCGGTCGGCTCATCACTGTGATGGATCTGGCCGGAGGGGAAGGCCTGACTGTCATGCCCACTCTCTTCACCGGTCACATGAGCGGAGTGAACTGGATCCCGGCGTGGGCGCTTGGAGGGTCGGATGTCGGCAATCGTTTCCGGGTCGTGTCCGGCGGAAGGCTCACCAGAGCCGGTTTGCGAAACTGGTACACGGATTCGCAGGTTGGTGAGGCACAGGCGTTGCTGGCAGGAGAGGCGGCTGCCGCGCTGGCCGGCCACGATGCCGTTTTGGCGTGGGATCTCGGCAACGAGAACTCGAATTGCGTGATACCGTCGAGCCGCTCGTCGGCTCGGGACTGGTTACAGCGGATGACCGCGGCGATCCGCATGGCCGATCCGGCGGTTCTCATCACCATCGGCCTGCACATGGAAGACTTGGAAGAGGACCGCAGGCTCGGTCCGGGAGAAGCTGCGGAGGTGTGCGACTTCCTCACCATGCACGGCTACCCCGTCTACGCCCGCTGGGCGGAGAGTCCCACGGATGAGAACGTGTTGCCCTTCCTGGGCCACCTGACCCGCTGGCTGGGAAAGGGCCATGACGTTCTCTTCTCAGAATTCGGTTTGCCAACTTACCGTCGGGCCGACCCTGACGGGGAGCGAGCCCGCCGCGAGAGCGCGTGCGCACTCGTCGAAGAGCAGGAAGCGGCCGCTTACACGAAACGTGCCCTGTCCGCCCTCCACGAAGCCGGATGCATCGGTGCCATGCTGTGGTGTTACTCGGATTACGCCCCGGCTATCTGGGCCAAACCGCCCCTCGACGTTGCGGTGCACGAGCGTTCGTTCGGACTGTGGCGAGCCGACGGATCACCCAAGCCGTCCGTGAAAGTCGTGGAGGCGTTCGTCGACGCTGACAAGGTCGTCGGGCCTGACGACTGCGAGTGGATCGATATCCAACCGGACGAGTTCTACGCGACGCCTGGTGTGCACCTAGCGCGTCTCTACCGCCGCTATCGGACGAGTGGGGTGACTACTTCTCCGTGA
- a CDS encoding beta-1,4-mannooligosaccharide phosphorylase, translating into MNQIPVTRTAVRFTPDSTRVITKPFLPGERIFPDGQSRAALVIDRILAMPEAEVGSTLRATQDRFAYRHRDLTAVFERNFDIVAHHIDNPDGLSLERRHLVGAYFTHEYSIEATALGNPSLVPAPDQSGLSPGEQRFVMSLRAIGEGHVSSIEFRSGVIDSQTDITIDLPSRYATTADRRSATYDNEVFCTKLTELGAFNEIARRLFNALPLHFTLEKLEAAIQDLDRQGIERSISALTTRTIHWLAASNYESTFATESQISERVLFPAGPTESHGMEDARFVRFTNVDGSVIYYGTYTAFNGFQILPQLIETSDFVSFRIATLNGPSAQNKGIALFPRMIDGRYAALARQDNENNYLMMSDHVRFWFETEKIQEPERPWELMQLGNCGSPLETEAGWLVITHGVGPLRRYVMGAILLDTEDPYRVIGHLDEPLLEPNEDERDGYVPNVVYSCGSMIHGNDLVLPYGFSDIGAGIATVSLDDLLTRLTEK; encoded by the coding sequence ATGAACCAAATTCCCGTCACGCGAACAGCGGTGCGCTTCACCCCCGACTCGACTCGCGTCATCACGAAGCCATTCCTACCCGGCGAGCGCATCTTTCCAGACGGGCAATCACGAGCTGCGCTCGTCATCGACCGGATCCTGGCCATGCCGGAAGCCGAGGTGGGGTCAACTCTCAGGGCCACGCAGGATCGGTTCGCATACCGACACAGGGACCTGACCGCCGTCTTCGAGCGGAACTTCGACATCGTGGCCCACCACATCGACAACCCGGACGGGCTGTCCCTGGAACGCCGGCACCTCGTCGGTGCCTATTTCACTCACGAGTACTCGATCGAAGCGACAGCCCTCGGCAACCCGTCGCTCGTCCCGGCCCCTGACCAATCCGGCCTCAGCCCCGGAGAGCAACGTTTTGTGATGAGCTTGCGGGCGATCGGCGAGGGTCATGTCTCCTCCATCGAGTTCCGCTCGGGCGTGATCGACTCGCAAACAGACATCACCATCGACCTGCCCAGCCGCTACGCAACGACCGCAGACCGCCGCTCCGCGACCTACGACAACGAGGTCTTCTGCACGAAACTGACGGAGTTGGGTGCATTCAACGAGATCGCAAGGCGCCTCTTCAACGCGCTCCCTTTGCATTTCACGCTCGAGAAGCTCGAGGCCGCCATTCAGGATCTCGACCGGCAGGGGATCGAACGGTCGATCTCGGCGCTGACGACGAGAACCATCCACTGGCTGGCCGCCTCGAACTACGAGAGCACATTTGCCACGGAGTCGCAGATCTCGGAACGAGTGCTTTTTCCGGCCGGGCCAACCGAGAGCCACGGCATGGAAGACGCTCGTTTCGTCCGGTTCACGAACGTCGATGGCTCAGTGATCTACTACGGGACCTACACGGCCTTCAATGGCTTCCAGATTTTGCCACAACTCATCGAGACATCGGACTTTGTCTCGTTCCGGATCGCCACCCTCAACGGGCCCAGCGCCCAGAACAAGGGCATTGCGCTCTTTCCTCGGATGATCGACGGTCGCTACGCGGCCCTGGCCCGACAGGACAACGAGAACAACTATCTCATGATGTCGGACCACGTACGGTTCTGGTTCGAGACCGAGAAAATCCAGGAACCCGAGCGCCCGTGGGAGCTCATGCAACTCGGCAACTGCGGTTCACCGCTCGAGACCGAGGCCGGATGGTTGGTGATCACCCATGGAGTGGGGCCTCTTCGCCGTTACGTCATGGGCGCCATCCTTCTCGACACAGAAGATCCCTACCGGGTCATCGGCCATCTGGATGAGCCACTGCTAGAACCTAATGAGGACGAACGCGACGGGTATGTGCCCAACGTCGTGTACTCGTGCGGCAGCATGATCCACGGCAACGACCTCGTGCTTCCCTACGGGTTCTCGGACATCGGAGCCGGCATAGCTACGGTGTCGCTCGACGATCTCCTCACCCGGCTCACGGAGAAGTAG
- the mfpsA_2 gene encoding mannosylfructose-phosphate synthase gives MRHDGELPSIGFLSTYPPTLCGLATFTASLRDAISDTRGSDERLGVVSLVDKHRGEPRPEVVYEHLNGDRVSLVGAIEALNSFDLVLAQHEYGIYGGPDGSEVLDLLSGLQIPAVVTLHTVLSQPSPNQRSILEKVVALAERTIVMSDTARRRLINGYEVDATKVRVVPHGATVGFGGPSLANGTRPVVLTWGLIGPGKGLETAIDAFAGLQDLRPLPRYVILGEMHPKIRASQDGAYLSELADRVHDLGLDDVVEFDTRYLDIDALAVAVRRADLVVLPYESIEQVTSGVLVEAIAAGKPVVATAFPHAVELLRTGAGIVVPHRDPIALTAAVRKVLTHPSLAARMARRARLIGSTLYWPTIARQYDRMAAKLVARHRVVLTLTTATRSREVPSSPPRSVEASYGRLAVREHPARSDLVADLSHVASLPEPRFDHLRRMTDTLGLWEHARYTIPRTEHGYCTDDNARALILISRRPNPSHDLVALAETYLTFLHHAQLPDGGFHNRRSSDGSWKDEIGSDDSQGRALWALGSIARNGPASWMREAGLDMFDRQRDFHSPFPRANAFAVLGATEVLLSSPDHRRARHILEQCSGHLLVRDDARWPWPEERLAYDNARIPEALLAAGTLLPDDRLVDTGLHLLEWLVSTEMLDGHFSFTPVGGWAPGEPRPGFDQQPVEAAAMADACSRAWSLTGGDRWRDQVERAARWFVGDNDTGAVLYDPQTGGCADGLGPDHINLNQGAESTLAALTALQQAELIDGSKRGACRIRDLIVPVA, from the coding sequence ATGAGACACGACGGAGAACTTCCCTCAATCGGATTCTTGAGCACCTATCCGCCCACATTGTGCGGGTTGGCAACGTTCACGGCCTCCTTGCGCGACGCGATTTCCGACACGCGTGGCTCAGACGAAAGGCTCGGCGTGGTGAGTTTGGTGGACAAGCATCGCGGTGAGCCCAGACCGGAAGTCGTATACGAACACCTCAACGGCGACCGTGTCTCCCTCGTGGGCGCGATCGAAGCACTCAATTCCTTCGACCTGGTACTCGCCCAGCACGAGTATGGGATCTATGGCGGACCCGATGGCAGCGAAGTGCTCGATCTGCTCTCAGGCCTCCAAATCCCGGCGGTCGTCACGCTCCACACAGTGCTTAGCCAACCCAGTCCAAACCAACGGTCCATCCTGGAGAAAGTCGTCGCCCTGGCGGAACGGACGATTGTGATGAGCGATACCGCCCGCCGGCGGCTCATCAACGGCTACGAGGTCGATGCGACGAAGGTTCGAGTAGTCCCCCACGGAGCGACAGTCGGCTTTGGAGGCCCGTCCTTGGCGAATGGAACCCGACCTGTCGTGCTCACATGGGGCCTCATCGGCCCAGGAAAGGGTTTGGAGACAGCGATCGACGCCTTCGCAGGCCTTCAGGACCTTCGTCCCCTTCCCCGCTATGTCATTCTGGGCGAGATGCATCCCAAGATCCGAGCTTCTCAGGACGGTGCGTATCTCAGCGAACTCGCCGACCGGGTCCACGATCTCGGACTGGATGATGTCGTCGAATTCGATACGCGGTATCTCGACATCGACGCGCTTGCCGTCGCTGTCCGCAGAGCCGATCTTGTCGTGCTTCCCTACGAGTCCATCGAGCAGGTCACCTCGGGTGTGCTGGTGGAAGCCATCGCGGCAGGCAAGCCGGTTGTCGCTACCGCCTTCCCCCACGCCGTTGAACTCCTGCGTACCGGTGCCGGAATCGTCGTGCCGCACCGCGATCCGATCGCGTTGACGGCCGCCGTCCGAAAGGTCTTGACCCATCCCTCCCTGGCGGCCCGGATGGCCCGGAGGGCTCGCCTCATAGGTTCGACGCTCTACTGGCCCACCATCGCCCGCCAATACGATCGCATGGCAGCCAAGTTGGTCGCCCGACATCGGGTGGTCCTAACCCTCACTACGGCCACGCGTTCGCGCGAAGTCCCAAGTTCCCCGCCAAGGTCGGTTGAAGCCTCCTACGGTCGCCTCGCCGTGAGAGAGCACCCTGCCCGATCAGACCTCGTAGCCGACCTGAGCCACGTCGCTTCTCTACCGGAGCCTCGTTTCGATCATCTGCGACGGATGACTGATACGCTGGGCCTCTGGGAGCATGCTCGCTACACCATCCCGCGCACCGAGCACGGGTACTGCACGGACGACAATGCTCGGGCATTGATCCTCATCAGCCGTCGACCGAACCCGTCTCATGATCTCGTCGCGCTGGCAGAGACCTATCTGACGTTCCTTCATCACGCTCAACTGCCCGATGGCGGCTTCCACAACCGGCGCAGCTCCGACGGGTCCTGGAAGGACGAGATCGGATCGGACGACTCCCAAGGACGGGCGCTCTGGGCACTGGGTTCGATCGCTCGCAACGGTCCGGCATCCTGGATGCGTGAAGCTGGGCTGGACATGTTCGACAGGCAACGAGACTTCCACTCGCCCTTTCCACGCGCGAACGCGTTTGCGGTACTGGGGGCAACCGAGGTGTTGCTCTCATCTCCCGACCATCGTCGCGCTCGGCACATTCTGGAGCAGTGTTCCGGGCACCTCCTCGTGCGCGATGATGCTCGTTGGCCGTGGCCGGAAGAGCGGCTCGCCTACGACAATGCCCGTATCCCAGAAGCTCTTCTGGCTGCCGGCACACTCCTTCCCGACGACCGCCTCGTCGATACCGGCCTTCACCTGCTCGAGTGGTTGGTGTCCACGGAAATGCTCGATGGCCACTTCAGCTTCACCCCGGTGGGTGGTTGGGCACCGGGTGAACCCCGGCCGGGATTCGACCAGCAGCCGGTGGAAGCGGCCGCCATGGCCGACGCGTGCAGCCGGGCGTGGTCGCTCACGGGCGGCGATCGATGGAGGGACCAGGTTGAGCGTGCGGCTCGCTGGTTTGTGGGTGACAACGACACCGGCGCCGTTCTCTACGACCCGCAAACCGGGGGATGCGCGGATGGCCTGGGTCCCGATCACATCAACCTGAACCAGGGAGCCGAGTCGACACTGGCCGCCCTGACCGCGCTTCAACAAGCGGAACTGATCGATGGATCAAAACGCGGCGCGTGCAGGATCCGTGACTTGATCGTCCCGGTCGCCTAG
- a CDS encoding possibl zinc metallo-peptidase, whose product MHQAPIRMSRAEFESVVDAALDEIPEDILDQIENLAVVVEERPPGNEPGLLGLYEGVSLAERGIDYTGYLPDRITIFRLPHLELGLSGSDLRAEIRMTVLHEVAHHLGFDERRLHELGWD is encoded by the coding sequence ATGCACCAGGCTCCCATACGGATGTCACGAGCGGAGTTCGAGTCCGTCGTCGACGCTGCCCTCGACGAGATCCCAGAGGATATTCTCGACCAGATCGAGAATCTGGCCGTCGTCGTGGAGGAACGACCTCCGGGAAATGAACCGGGTCTTCTCGGCCTCTATGAAGGTGTCTCTCTGGCCGAGCGCGGTATCGACTACACAGGATATCTTCCGGACAGGATCACAATCTTCCGCCTGCCCCACCTCGAACTCGGTCTCTCAGGTTCGGACCTGCGAGCCGAGATCAGAATGACGGTGCTGCATGAGGTCGCTCACCATCTCGGCTTCGACGAGCGTCGCCTGCACGAACTGGGGTGGGACTAG